One stretch of Microcebus murinus isolate Inina chromosome 12, M.murinus_Inina_mat1.0, whole genome shotgun sequence DNA includes these proteins:
- the TOR1B gene encoding torsin-1B isoform X1: MRRTERLWGAAVLQLLLTARVVSALEPISVGIAIGAASLLTGYLSYKDIYCRFSECCREEQPFNASALKLDLEEKLFGQHVATEVIVKALTGFRSNKNPKKPLTLSLHGWAGTGKNFVSQIVAENLHPKGLKSNFVHLFVSTLHFPHEQKIKLYQDQLQKWIRGNVSACARSVFIFDEMDKLHPGIIDAIKPFLDYYEQVDGVSYRKAIFIFLSNAGGDLITKTALDFWLAGRKREDIQLKDLEPVLSVGVFNNKHKCFGKGFFRLRGKFYISPVYAIQRRERRGERKMSAPRLPRKHEQALSSEGKELQDQGPVGTGQTYSALIVQRTTLSDPLLGLFQGYGQRPCSEPFVGLAASGRGQQGPLDDHRRHSVCAASVLNCPHVGWGFNLRPLQQTGQTGPFLLSILWLLIPALVVGFLAHPSYSVSPSLPWTTPCPELHSLLDFPSHIIEGIGETAGFEFESLVPMVSICMLHFICGSVSHWTPQNRGKSVQCAHSP; encoded by the exons ATGAGGCGGACGGAGCGGCTCTGGGGCGCGGCggtgctgcagctgctgctgacTGCCCGAGTGGTGTCGGCGTTAGAGCCCATCAGCGTGGGCATCGCCATCGGGGCCGCGTCGCTCCTCACCGGCTACCTGTCCTACAAGGACATCTACTGCCGCTTCTCCGAGTGCTGCCGCGAGGAGCAGCCGTTCAACGCCTCGG CCCTGAAGCTGGATTTGGAGGAGAAACTGTTTGGACAGCATGTGGCCACAGAAGTGATTGTCAAGGCACTGACTGGCTTCAGGAGCAACAAAAATCCCAAGAAACCACTGACCCTTTCCTTACACGGCTGGGCTGGCACAGGCAAGAATTTTGTCAGCCAAATTGTGGCTGAAAATCTTCACCCAAAGGGCCTGAAGAGTAACTTTGTCCACCTGTTTGTATCGACTCTGCACTTCCCTCATGAGCAGAAGATAAAACTGTACCAG GACCAGTTGCAGAAGTGGATTCGTGGTAATGTGAGTGCGTGTGCGAGGTCTGTTTTCATCTTTGACGAGATGGATAAATTGCACCCTGGGATCATTGATGCAATCAAGCCATTTCTAGACTACTATGAGCAAGTGGATGGAGTGTCTTACCGCAAAGCCATCTTTATCTTTCTCAG CAATGCAGGTGGGGACCTCATAACTAAGACGGCGCTTGACTTTTGGCTggcaggaagaaagagggaagacaTTCAGCTGAAGGACCTGGAACCTGTGCTGTCTGTCGGAGTCTTCAATAATAAACACA AATGTTTTGGTAAAGGCTTCTTCAGACTGAGGGGGAAATTCTACATTTCTCCAGTCTATGCTATCCAGCGAAGGGAGCGCAGAGGCGAGCGCAAGATGAGCGCCCCAAGGCTTCCCAGGAAACACGAACAGGCCCTTTCTTCTGAGGGTAAAGAACTTCAGGATCAGGGCCCAGTGGGCACTGGGCAGACTTACTCAGCCCTAATTGTGCAAAGAACCACACTATCTGACCCCCTCCTGGGCCTCTTCCAGGGCTACGGGCAGCGCCCCTGCTCAGAGCCTTTTGTGGGGCTGGCAGCCTCTGGACGAGGACAGCAGGGCCCACTGGACGATCACAGACGTCACAGTGTGTGTGCAGCGTCTGTGCTGAACTGTCCCCATGTGGGCTGGGGGTTCAACCTGAGGCCTTTGCAGCAGACGGGACAGACAGGTCCCTTCCTCCTGTCCATTCTCTGGCTGCTGATTCCAGCCCTGGTCGTGGGATTCCTCGCCCATCCATCTTACAGCGTCAGCCCCAGCCTGCCTTGGACCACACCTTGTCCTGAACTTCACTCGCTGCTGGATTTCCCCAGCCATATCATAGAGGGAATCGGTGAGACCGCTGGCTTTGAGTTTGAGTCCTTGGTTCCCATGGTGAGCATTTGTATGTTACACTTTATATGTGGGTCAGTCTCTCACTGGACTCCACAGAACCGTGGGAAATCTGTACAATGTGCTCATTCTCCATGA
- the TOR1B gene encoding torsin-1B isoform X2, whose translation MRRTERLWGAAVLQLLLTARVVSALEPISVGIAIGAASLLTGYLSYKDIYCRFSECCREEQPFNASALKLDLEEKLFGQHVATEVIVKALTGFRSNKNPKKPLTLSLHGWAGTGKNFVSQIVAENLHPKGLKSNFVHLFVSTLHFPHEQKIKLYQDQLQKWIRGNVSACARSVFIFDEMDKLHPGIIDAIKPFLDYYEQVDGVSYRKAIFIFLSNAGGDLITKTALDFWLAGRKREDIQLKDLEPVLSVGVFNNKHSGLWRSGLIDRNLIDYFIPFLPLEYRHVKMCVRAEMRARGSAIDEDIVTKVAEEMTFFPKDEKIYSDKGCKTVQSRLDFH comes from the exons ATGAGGCGGACGGAGCGGCTCTGGGGCGCGGCggtgctgcagctgctgctgacTGCCCGAGTGGTGTCGGCGTTAGAGCCCATCAGCGTGGGCATCGCCATCGGGGCCGCGTCGCTCCTCACCGGCTACCTGTCCTACAAGGACATCTACTGCCGCTTCTCCGAGTGCTGCCGCGAGGAGCAGCCGTTCAACGCCTCGG CCCTGAAGCTGGATTTGGAGGAGAAACTGTTTGGACAGCATGTGGCCACAGAAGTGATTGTCAAGGCACTGACTGGCTTCAGGAGCAACAAAAATCCCAAGAAACCACTGACCCTTTCCTTACACGGCTGGGCTGGCACAGGCAAGAATTTTGTCAGCCAAATTGTGGCTGAAAATCTTCACCCAAAGGGCCTGAAGAGTAACTTTGTCCACCTGTTTGTATCGACTCTGCACTTCCCTCATGAGCAGAAGATAAAACTGTACCAG GACCAGTTGCAGAAGTGGATTCGTGGTAATGTGAGTGCGTGTGCGAGGTCTGTTTTCATCTTTGACGAGATGGATAAATTGCACCCTGGGATCATTGATGCAATCAAGCCATTTCTAGACTACTATGAGCAAGTGGATGGAGTGTCTTACCGCAAAGCCATCTTTATCTTTCTCAG CAATGCAGGTGGGGACCTCATAACTAAGACGGCGCTTGACTTTTGGCTggcaggaagaaagagggaagacaTTCAGCTGAAGGACCTGGAACCTGTGCTGTCTGTCGGAGTCTTCAATAATAAACACA GTGGCCTGTGGCGCAGTGGACTGATTGATAGGAACCTCATCGATTACTTTATCCCCTTCCTGCCCCTGGAGTACAGACACGTGAAAATGTGTGTGCGGGCCGAGATGAGGGCCCGAGGTTCTGCCATAGATGAAGACATTGTCACAAAAGTGGCAGAGGAAATGACATTTTTCCCCAAAGACGAGAAAATCTACTCAGACAAGGGCTGCAAGACCGTGCAGTCGCGGCTCGATTTCCACTGA
- the TOR1B gene encoding torsin-1B isoform X3 → MDKLHPGIIDAIKPFLDYYEQVDGVSYRKAIFIFLSNAGGDLITKTALDFWLAGRKREDIQLKDLEPVLSVGVFNNKHKCFGKGFFRLRGKFYISPVYAIQRRERRGERKMSAPRLPRKHEQALSSEGKELQDQGPVGTGQTYSALIVQRTTLSDPLLGLFQGYGQRPCSEPFVGLAASGRGQQGPLDDHRRHSVCAASVLNCPHVGWGFNLRPLQQTGQTGPFLLSILWLLIPALVVGFLAHPSYSVSPSLPWTTPCPELHSLLDFPSHIIEGIGETAGFEFESLVPMVSICMLHFICGSVSHWTPQNRGKSVQCAHSP, encoded by the exons ATGGATAAATTGCACCCTGGGATCATTGATGCAATCAAGCCATTTCTAGACTACTATGAGCAAGTGGATGGAGTGTCTTACCGCAAAGCCATCTTTATCTTTCTCAG CAATGCAGGTGGGGACCTCATAACTAAGACGGCGCTTGACTTTTGGCTggcaggaagaaagagggaagacaTTCAGCTGAAGGACCTGGAACCTGTGCTGTCTGTCGGAGTCTTCAATAATAAACACA AATGTTTTGGTAAAGGCTTCTTCAGACTGAGGGGGAAATTCTACATTTCTCCAGTCTATGCTATCCAGCGAAGGGAGCGCAGAGGCGAGCGCAAGATGAGCGCCCCAAGGCTTCCCAGGAAACACGAACAGGCCCTTTCTTCTGAGGGTAAAGAACTTCAGGATCAGGGCCCAGTGGGCACTGGGCAGACTTACTCAGCCCTAATTGTGCAAAGAACCACACTATCTGACCCCCTCCTGGGCCTCTTCCAGGGCTACGGGCAGCGCCCCTGCTCAGAGCCTTTTGTGGGGCTGGCAGCCTCTGGACGAGGACAGCAGGGCCCACTGGACGATCACAGACGTCACAGTGTGTGTGCAGCGTCTGTGCTGAACTGTCCCCATGTGGGCTGGGGGTTCAACCTGAGGCCTTTGCAGCAGACGGGACAGACAGGTCCCTTCCTCCTGTCCATTCTCTGGCTGCTGATTCCAGCCCTGGTCGTGGGATTCCTCGCCCATCCATCTTACAGCGTCAGCCCCAGCCTGCCTTGGACCACACCTTGTCCTGAACTTCACTCGCTGCTGGATTTCCCCAGCCATATCATAGAGGGAATCGGTGAGACCGCTGGCTTTGAGTTTGAGTCCTTGGTTCCCATGGTGAGCATTTGTATGTTACACTTTATATGTGGGTCAGTCTCTCACTGGACTCCACAGAACCGTGGGAAATCTGTACAATGTGCTCATTCTCCATGA